CTTTAATCTTGCAGAGAGCTTCGCCCGTGAGAAATCGGGTGGAAAGAAAGTAACCTACACCAACCCGATAGCCGTTGCAAAGAACGGGGGCTGGCGGTATGGCTATGGAAATATGTTCTATGTGGAATTAGTCAATCAGTATTTAACTGTTCCGCAGGTATCGGGAGAGCTGGCACAAAAGGTAATGAATGAAGCGTTGAAATATCAAGGCTGGAAGTATGTGTATGGCGGTAGCAATCCCAACACTTCCTTTGACTGCTCGGGACTGATGCAATGGTGTTATGGAAAAGCTGGTATCTCCTTACCGAGAACAGCACAAGCACAATATGACGCTACCCAACATCTTCCGCTTTCGCAGGCAAAGGCTGGGGACTTGGTATTTTTCCATTCCACCTATAACGCTGGTTCGTATGTAACCCACGTCGGCATTTATGTAGGAAATAACCAGATGTACCATGCGGGCGACCCGATAGGATATGCAGACCTAAGTAATAGTTACTGGCAACAGCACTTAATCGGTGCAGGACGAGTAAAACAATAGAAAGGACTTGAAAAATATGTTTAAGAAGAATAAGAAACAGACAGAAACTATCAAAGAACCAAAAGAAAAAAAGGTGCGTACTGTTAAGGTAGGCACACATAAGAAAACCGTGATTGCGTTGTGGGTGGTGCTTATCGCAAGCGTGAGCTTTGGAGTGTATAAGAATTTTACTGCTATCGACCAGCACACGACCCATGAAAAAGAAATCATTGAACTTTGCTTGCAGGACACCAACGGGATAGAAAATTTCGTGAAGAATTTTGCGAAGTCCTACTACACATGGAATAACAGCAAAGAAGCTATCGAAGCAAGGACGCAGGCAATCAGCGGTTATCTGACAAAGGAATTGCAGGACTTGAATGTTGATACAATCAGAACGGATATACCGACCAGCTCCACAGCTACAAATGTGATTGTATGGAGTATCGAACAATCGGGAACGAACACTTTTTCTGCTACCTACGAAGTAGATCAGCAGATAAAAGAGGGAGAAAAGACAAGCAATGTGAAAGCAACCTATACCGTAAAAGTCCATATAGACGCTGACGGGGATATGGTAATCGTTCAGAACCCTACCCTTGCACCAGCAATCGAAAAATCAGACTATGAGCCTAAGACACCAGAAGCAGACGCAAGTGTAGACGCTGATACTGTAAACGACGCTACCGCATTTCTGGAAACATTCTTTAAGCTGTACCCAACAGCCACAGAAAAAGAACTTGCCTATTATGTATCTGGTAATGTACTTGAACCTATCGGCAGAGATTACCTTTATTCTGAACTGATAAACCCTATCTTTACAAAGGACGGGGAGAATGTGAAAGTCAAGGTTGCTGTGAAATTCCTTGATAATCAGACAAAGGCAACGCAGGTATCGCAATATGAGCTTGTGCTACATAAGGATAGCAACTGGAAGATTATAGGATAAGTATTAAGGGGTTATCAAAAAAAGATAGCCCCCTTTACCCTAAAAGCAGAAAACGTTGCTCACGTTTCAGATATATGTTAATATTAAAATTAGAATAGATTAACAAAAAGAGATGATTGGTATGGATAATAGATTTAATAAATCTTGGTATGGAGATAAAGCACAATTAGTCGATAGTGATAATGATTGTGTTATTATAGATTATGGCTGTAAAGGAAAAGGTATTATTACAAGTTATAATCTTTATGACGGTATCACACTTTGTTTTCTTGATTTTTATACAGATGAAATTATGCCCTCACAAAAATTTAATCCTGATATAATTTCTATTGTCCATTGTCAAGCGGGGCGTTATGAATGTGAATTTTCTAATCATCAGATGTTTTATTTGTCAGAAGGATATTTCAGTATTATGGGGACTAAACATTTGCCTATATCTTTTTCCTTTCCCCTAAAAAAATGTTACGCATTTAGCTTAGTCATAGATAAACACGCCCTTAGTGCAGATACACAAAAAATTCTAAATGATTTTTGCTTAGATATGGACAAAATAAGTGAAAGATTAAAGTTAAATAAAAATGGATATTTAAGTCATGCAGACTTTGAGTTAGGACATCTTTTTGAAGAATTTTATAATGCTAAAGATAAGGAAAGTATTACCTATTTTCGTGTTAAAGCAATCGAATTTTTATATTTCATCAACAAACTGTCGGGCAATGAAGAAACTGAATTTCGATATTTCAACAAAAAATATATACAAATAACAAAAGATGTTTGCAAATATATGACAGAACATTTAGAAGAAAAAGTATCTCTGGAACAATTAGCTTATGAAAAAGGAATTAACTTGTCGTTACTGTATAAAGTCTTTGCACAAGTATATGGAGATACTCCTTATTCTTACATAAAAAAATACAAGATGAATATAGCGTCTAATGAATTAAGAAATTCAAAGCGTAAAATAAATGATATTGCGTTAAGTCTTGGATATAGTAATGCAAGTAAATTTTCTATTGCATTTCAATCGGTATATGGTATTTTACCTAAAGATTATCGAAAGGCAGAAAATTAACACTTTTGGGCTATTTTTTGGATAGATATATAGCTATGGAGTAGAAGCAAATAAATATAAAAAGTAAAATGATGTATGTTAGCAAGAGCTAACTACATCATTTTTTAGTTAGGAGGATTTATTATGGCAAAGAAAACGCCAAAACAGGTAAAGCCTAAAACTGGCTTGGCACGATGTATGGAACTGGCTTCAAATAAGAAAGGACTGATTTTTATATCCGCTATTCTTTCTTCCTTAGCGTCGATTGCTTCATTTATTCCTTATATTGCAGTTTACTTCATCATTCGTTCTATTCTTCAAGTTTATCCAAATTTGAATAGCTTAGATGTCAATGAAGTAATAGGGTATGGCTGGTTGGCTCTGGGTGGAATTATCGCAAATATTTTGTTGTATTTTTTGGCGATATTTTGTTCTCATCTTGCGGCTTTTGGAACATTGTATGAATTAAAGGTTAAATTTGCAGAACATATTACCAAAATACCTTTAGGTTATCATTTGACGATTGGAAGTGGACGGTTAAGAAAAATCATGGACGAAAATATAGAAAGTGTTGAGGGTTTCATTGCACATCAATTTCCTGATTTTGTGGCTTCCGTAACTGCTCCGATTGTTATGGTTATTTTATTATTTGCTATTGATTGGAGATTCGGCATTGCTTCTCTTGTTGGTATTATTTTAGCTTTTATTGTTCAGTTTATGGGTTATGGAAGTGGGGCAATGAAAGAAAATATGGGGAAATATCAAATTGCTCTTGAAGATATGAATAATGCGTCTGTTGAATATGTACGAGGTATGCCAGTCGTTAAGGCTTTTAATCAGACAGCTAATTCATTTGAACAGTTAAAACATGCAATCTCTCAATATACAGAATGGGTATTGAAATTTTCATTAGGTTGGCAAAATTGTATGCCTGCATTTACAACGATAATTAACAATATTTATCTTGTGCTTATACCCGTAGGTATTTTAATTGGTACTAATGCAGTAAACCAGAAAGAATTTCTGATGACTTTCATCTTCTATTTGCTCTTTGTTCCAGCAGTAGCGGGTATACTTAACAAAATTATGTATGTTTCAGAATCGTTTATGCAAATCAATGGAAATGTTGCAAGAATGGACGAAATATTTAATATTCCAGTCTTAAAAGATACACAAATATCAAAGACTTTTGATAATGACAATGTTACATTCGATAATGTTAGTTTTTCTTATACTGGAAAAGAGAATGAACTGGCAATAAAAAATGTTTCTT
This portion of the Streptococcus mitis B6 genome encodes:
- a CDS encoding lysozyme family protein; the protein is MKLKHIALIGSLFPILFSLVLFFGVLISADSDDENSNFSSGITVMNLSAEVLKHQPMVEKYARENGISEYVNVLLAIIQVESGGTAEDVMQSSESLGLPPNSLDTESSIKQGCKYFASLLSSCQNQGIDDLNVAIQSYNYGGGYVGYVAGKGKKYTFNLAESFAREKSGGKKVTYTNPIAVAKNGGWRYGYGNMFYVELVNQYLTVPQVSGELAQKVMNEALKYQGWKYVYGGSNPNTSFDCSGLMQWCYGKAGISLPRTAQAQYDATQHLPLSQAKAGDLVFFHSTYNAGSYVTHVGIYVGNNQMYHAGDPIGYADLSNSYWQQHLIGAGRVKQ
- a CDS encoding conjugal transfer protein: MFKKNKKQTETIKEPKEKKVRTVKVGTHKKTVIALWVVLIASVSFGVYKNFTAIDQHTTHEKEIIELCLQDTNGIENFVKNFAKSYYTWNNSKEAIEARTQAISGYLTKELQDLNVDTIRTDIPTSSTATNVIVWSIEQSGTNTFSATYEVDQQIKEGEKTSNVKATYTVKVHIDADGDMVIVQNPTLAPAIEKSDYEPKTPEADASVDADTVNDATAFLETFFKLYPTATEKELAYYVSGNVLEPIGRDYLYSELINPIFTKDGENVKVKVAVKFLDNQTKATQVSQYELVLHKDSNWKIIG
- a CDS encoding helix-turn-helix domain-containing protein; translated protein: MDNRFNKSWYGDKAQLVDSDNDCVIIDYGCKGKGIITSYNLYDGITLCFLDFYTDEIMPSQKFNPDIISIVHCQAGRYECEFSNHQMFYLSEGYFSIMGTKHLPISFSFPLKKCYAFSLVIDKHALSADTQKILNDFCLDMDKISERLKLNKNGYLSHADFELGHLFEEFYNAKDKESITYFRVKAIEFLYFINKLSGNEETEFRYFNKKYIQITKDVCKYMTEHLEEKVSLEQLAYEKGINLSLLYKVFAQVYGDTPYSYIKKYKMNIASNELRNSKRKINDIALSLGYSNASKFSIAFQSVYGILPKDYRKAEN
- a CDS encoding ABC transporter ATP-binding protein, which translates into the protein MAKKTPKQVKPKTGLARCMELASNKKGLIFISAILSSLASIASFIPYIAVYFIIRSILQVYPNLNSLDVNEVIGYGWLALGGIIANILLYFLAIFCSHLAAFGTLYELKVKFAEHITKIPLGYHLTIGSGRLRKIMDENIESVEGFIAHQFPDFVASVTAPIVMVILLFAIDWRFGIASLVGIILAFIVQFMGYGSGAMKENMGKYQIALEDMNNASVEYVRGMPVVKAFNQTANSFEQLKHAISQYTEWVLKFSLGWQNCMPAFTTIINNIYLVLIPVGILIGTNAVNQKEFLMTFIFYLLFVPAVAGILNKIMYVSESFMQINGNVARMDEIFNIPVLKDTQISKTFDNDNVTFDNVSFSYTGKENELAIKNVSFEAKQGEITAIVGLSGGGKSTIANLISRFWDVTSGSIKIGNVDVREVGTNDLMKHISFVFQDIFLFKQSIFDNIRMGNPNATKEQVISASKAAQCHDFISKLPNGYDTVVGTQGIHLSGGERQRIAIARAIIKDAPIIVLDEATAFSDPENEYLIQKAFEKLMQDKTVIMIAHRLSTIRNANKIIVMENGRLIESGKHNDLIQKNGRYAEMWKHYTEAIDLKVQTKVVQ